From a single Sulfolobus sp. E5-1-F genomic region:
- a CDS encoding CBS domain-containing protein: MYVADLIVRNPVTAKPEISIRDAAKIMKKEKLGSLIIVDEKNKPIGIVTERDILRAVADEILLDSPVSKIMTKGLITITPDKDITEALIIMYQNNVRHLAVVGQNGELVGVISIRDAAKAVNLLALDLAIW, translated from the coding sequence ATGTATGTTGCAGATTTGATTGTTAGAAATCCCGTTACAGCGAAGCCTGAAATAAGTATACGAGATGCTGCAAAGATTATGAAAAAGGAAAAGCTTGGATCACTTATAATTGTAGATGAGAAAAATAAGCCGATTGGTATAGTTACTGAAAGGGATATTTTAAGAGCAGTAGCTGATGAAATATTGTTAGATTCTCCAGTTTCTAAAATCATGACGAAAGGTTTGATAACAATTACCCCTGACAAGGATATTACAGAAGCATTGATAATCATGTATCAAAATAACGTTAGACATCTAGCAGTAGTTGGACAAAATGGGGAACTAGTAGGAGTAATATCAATTAGAGATGCAGCTAAGGCAGTTAATCTATTAGCACTTGATCTTGCAATATGGTGA
- a CDS encoding ABC transporter permease → MRVLRTSFLLAFTIFYGVSSIRRGFVYVLTYLSIPLAELFLIYIITRGDFVKFAIVGGLISVMANNGFSLIGDLVFLRLESRLQDLLVATSIGPSEYIMGLMLANLLYSSPGVILYVILALVYHVLNLINFIPLLVDITLLLFATSSIGFFLASLVPHTRYGWGLAGLLSSILTIIPPVFYPYTFLSKSLYVPLLVIPTTASAIFLQGITNLVNTSVEMLVVSFLVLLFESVLFFFLSVRFSRWRER, encoded by the coding sequence GTGAGAGTCTTGAGGACTAGTTTTCTGTTAGCTTTTACAATATTTTATGGAGTGTCCTCAATAAGGAGAGGATTCGTATATGTGTTAACTTATCTTAGTATACCTTTAGCTGAACTGTTTTTAATATATATCATCACGAGAGGAGATTTCGTAAAGTTTGCCATTGTTGGAGGATTAATTAGCGTTATGGCTAACAACGGTTTTTCACTAATTGGCGATTTAGTGTTCTTAAGGCTTGAAAGTAGACTACAAGATTTGTTGGTTGCAACTAGTATAGGGCCTAGTGAGTATATCATGGGGTTAATGCTTGCAAATCTACTATACTCCTCTCCTGGTGTTATATTATACGTTATACTTGCGTTAGTGTATCACGTTTTGAATTTAATTAACTTCATACCGTTATTAGTTGACATTACTCTTCTCTTGTTCGCAACATCCTCCATAGGGTTCTTTTTGGCTAGCTTGGTACCTCATACAAGATATGGTTGGGGCCTCGCTGGTCTTCTATCTAGCATTTTAACCATAATACCACCTGTATTTTATCCCTATACCTTCCTCTCTAAATCTCTCTACGTTCCCTTGCTCGTAATACCCACTACAGCTTCTGCAATATTCTTACAAGGGATCACAAATTTAGTGAATACAAGTGTTGAAATGTTAGTTGTATCATTTCTAGTTCTATTATTCGAATCTGTATTGTTCTTTTTCCTCTCTGTTAGGTTTAGTAGATGGAGAGAAAGATGA
- a CDS encoding MFS transporter: protein MDKGISKTPFAYIDSLRLTFNHIKVWYTSGMGFFTDAYDLFIISAILDVLAQLHDPNFPLNGFTQGLLASAALWTAVIGQLLFGFLGDKIGRKAIYGVEAMLMTVGALLSAISPNIYWLIIFRSIIGLGIGGDYPISATIMGEYANVKDRGKLIALVFANQGLGSLAAVAVGIGTVLAFPLDISWRVMAAIGAIPAATVIYLRRKTPETPRYSMLVKGNIQEAKRAAEFLGGKIEEKKAYSKPLSLSEFLSKYWLTLIGTAVSWFLIDIAFYGTGIYSGTVTQLILGKPSSIANLILEQGLPYMVGFFGYFTAVALMDKLGRKIIQLQGFILLAIIYAVVSSFLIVSGTKVIGLTIPAELGFLIYALSFFFIDFGPNTTTFVLPAESYPTRARTTGHGISAASGKLGAAIATYLFPSLLASIGIKNILIILSILSLVGAIVTIIAVKETKGKSLEEISEEEIIIHQEEQSST, encoded by the coding sequence ATGGATAAAGGAATTTCAAAAACACCTTTTGCATATATTGATTCATTAAGATTAACTTTCAATCACATTAAAGTTTGGTATACTTCTGGTATGGGATTTTTTACTGATGCCTACGATTTGTTCATAATAAGTGCAATTCTAGACGTTTTAGCACAGTTACATGACCCTAATTTCCCGCTTAATGGTTTTACACAAGGTCTTCTAGCGTCAGCAGCGTTATGGACGGCAGTAATTGGACAATTGCTCTTTGGTTTTCTGGGTGATAAAATAGGAAGAAAGGCGATATATGGCGTTGAAGCAATGTTAATGACAGTTGGTGCTTTGCTTTCTGCCATATCTCCTAACATATACTGGCTAATAATTTTTAGATCAATAATAGGTTTAGGAATAGGTGGAGATTATCCAATTTCTGCTACTATAATGGGTGAGTACGCTAATGTTAAAGATAGGGGTAAGTTAATAGCCTTAGTATTTGCAAATCAAGGATTAGGCAGTTTAGCAGCAGTAGCAGTTGGAATTGGTACTGTTTTAGCGTTTCCCCTGGATATTTCTTGGAGAGTTATGGCAGCCATAGGTGCAATACCGGCTGCTACTGTAATCTACCTTAGAAGAAAGACTCCAGAAACTCCTAGATACTCAATGCTAGTGAAAGGTAATATACAAGAAGCTAAGAGAGCTGCAGAATTTCTAGGTGGTAAAATAGAGGAAAAGAAGGCTTACTCAAAGCCGCTCTCGCTATCAGAGTTCCTATCTAAGTACTGGCTAACCTTGATAGGTACTGCAGTCTCATGGTTTCTCATTGATATAGCGTTTTATGGAACTGGAATTTACTCAGGTACAGTAACTCAATTAATATTAGGAAAACCCAGTAGTATAGCAAATTTAATATTAGAACAAGGTTTACCATACATGGTAGGATTCTTCGGTTATTTCACAGCAGTTGCCTTGATGGATAAGTTAGGAAGGAAAATTATACAGCTACAAGGCTTTATATTGTTGGCCATAATTTATGCGGTAGTTTCATCATTCCTAATAGTTAGTGGCACTAAGGTAATTGGTTTAACAATTCCAGCTGAACTTGGATTCTTGATATACGCACTATCATTCTTCTTTATAGATTTCGGTCCTAACACTACAACCTTTGTATTACCTGCTGAGAGTTACCCGACTAGGGCTAGAACTACTGGCCATGGAATTAGTGCTGCTTCGGGCAAATTGGGTGCAGCAATTGCTACTTACTTATTCCCCTCACTTTTAGCCTCTATAGGGATAAAGAATATTTTAATAATACTTTCAATATTATCGCTGGTAGGTGCAATAGTGACAATAATAGCTGTTAAGGAAACTAAGGGGAAGAGTTTAGAGGAAATAAGTGAAGAAGAGATAATTATTCATCAAGAAGAACAGTCCTCTACATAG
- a CDS encoding FAD-binding oxidoreductase — MDWIDELARIVKISDGKKEGSSRWKITAIPRTYEELKDVIKFANERKLSIYPFSFNMHHIGPSINTDIGVKLSQFDKIIEISDEDLYVTSQVGVKVSDLFEMIKAKGLFLPAYYDGSLGGLLATNLPTPFSSFYGYPKNLILMAKVITGDGIIVKGGGKTLKFSSGYKIHKILSGMLGWLGIYLEATLKVYPFPEIITTFQTDKIALTSKYRPISIIYEVDEKGERTHVTFIGFRKAMSKIEEEIGVKGQDGFYDVNYINGESVVSIHTVRGREVEEIKKAKTIMKVKRGIGIIGTGYCRLEVDSFENLEVLRREINGHVVVERGDYKGDYWGISDKETLHKLKEAFDPNNILLPGLLL, encoded by the coding sequence ATGGATTGGATTGATGAATTAGCTAGAATCGTCAAAATATCAGACGGAAAAAAAGAAGGCTCTAGTAGATGGAAAATTACAGCTATACCACGAACTTACGAGGAACTTAAGGACGTGATTAAGTTTGCTAATGAAAGAAAATTGTCTATTTATCCTTTTTCATTCAATATGCACCATATAGGTCCTTCCATTAATACCGATATAGGAGTTAAATTAAGCCAATTTGATAAAATTATTGAGATTTCAGACGAGGATCTTTACGTTACATCACAAGTTGGAGTAAAAGTTTCGGACTTATTTGAAATGATAAAAGCCAAGGGCTTATTTCTTCCAGCATATTATGATGGATCCTTAGGAGGATTGTTGGCAACCAACTTACCTACGCCCTTTTCTTCATTTTACGGTTATCCTAAAAACTTAATATTAATGGCTAAGGTGATTACTGGAGATGGTATCATAGTCAAAGGTGGTGGTAAGACCCTTAAATTCTCTTCTGGCTACAAAATACACAAAATTCTATCTGGTATGCTGGGCTGGTTAGGTATCTATCTAGAGGCAACACTAAAGGTATATCCATTTCCTGAAATAATTACCACATTTCAGACTGATAAGATTGCCTTAACAAGTAAATACAGGCCAATTTCCATAATATACGAAGTTGATGAGAAAGGTGAAAGGACTCATGTTACATTTATTGGATTTAGAAAAGCAATGAGCAAAATAGAGGAGGAAATTGGAGTAAAAGGACAAGATGGTTTCTATGACGTGAACTACATTAATGGCGAAAGTGTTGTTTCAATCCATACTGTAAGAGGGAGAGAGGTTGAGGAGATTAAGAAGGCTAAGACTATTATGAAGGTTAAAAGGGGAATAGGAATTATTGGGACTGGTTATTGTAGATTGGAAGTAGATTCATTTGAAAATCTAGAGGTATTGAGGCGAGAAATAAATGGACATGTAGTAGTTGAAAGAGGAGATTATAAGGGAGATTACTGGGGAATTAGCGATAAAGAAACGTTGCATAAGCTTAAGGAAGCTTTTGATCCCAATAATATTCTTCTACCCGGGTTATTACTTTAA
- the tsaA gene encoding tRNA (N6-threonylcarbamoyladenosine(37)-N6)-methyltransferase TrmO, with translation MDACFKYIGFIKRNDNSASRDATVEIHINKEYEEGLKGLEEFSHIIVIYHLHLANFDGRLLREKKGVMVGVFATRSQFRPNPIGISVAEVVEIKGNVIIGKGINAFNNTPVLDIKPYDKWDRAEKIKVPTWHDVV, from the coding sequence ATGGATGCTTGCTTTAAGTATATAGGTTTTATAAAGAGAAATGACAATTCAGCATCTAGAGATGCAACCGTTGAAATCCATATAAATAAGGAATATGAGGAGGGATTAAAAGGATTAGAGGAGTTCTCCCACATTATAGTAATATATCATCTACATCTAGCTAACTTTGACGGAAGATTATTGAGAGAAAAGAAGGGAGTTATGGTGGGAGTTTTCGCAACAAGATCCCAATTCAGACCAAATCCTATAGGTATATCTGTAGCTGAAGTTGTTGAAATTAAAGGTAATGTTATAATAGGTAAAGGTATAAACGCATTTAACAATACTCCAGTTCTCGATATAAAGCCATACGATAAATGGGATAGGGCAGAAAAAATAAAAGTCCCAACATGGCATGATGTCGTGTAA
- a CDS encoding winged helix-turn-helix transcriptional regulator produces the protein MRVSKSNKPKEICPIVSAIAVIGSEPKLITIRYLLEGPKRFNELQKLTSLSSKTLSKTLKELENYGIIERRIINSRPVLVVYELTDKGKELKRVFDELRKWGEKFTLSQIAIPTSSIRINENF, from the coding sequence ATGAGAGTTTCTAAATCTAATAAACCAAAGGAAATATGCCCAATAGTTTCCGCAATAGCCGTAATAGGAAGTGAGCCAAAGTTGATAACAATAAGGTATTTACTTGAGGGACCTAAACGATTTAATGAACTTCAAAAGCTCACTTCGTTAAGTTCTAAAACACTCTCGAAGACGCTAAAAGAATTGGAAAATTACGGGATAATTGAGAGAAGAATTATAAACTCTCGTCCGGTTCTTGTGGTCTATGAATTAACGGATAAAGGCAAGGAACTGAAAAGAGTATTCGATGAACTTAGAAAATGGGGAGAGAAATTCACTCTATCACAAATTGCTATACCAACAAGTAGTATTCGAATAAATGAGAATTTTTAG
- a CDS encoding ABC transporter ATP-binding protein, whose amino-acid sequence MLETINLTKIYKDGTIALDNLTFMANSRVVTLLGRNGAGKTTLTRILSTQLLPTSGIARVEGYDVVKDAKKVRKIIASIPQEAKPIGIASPMEHLVMYLTSRGLSFKEATEISRNALKEVGLWEARDKPSDELSGGMKRKIFVAMALASNAELVLLDEPTTGLDPYSRLEVWSILKSIKSKILLTTHYMEEAEELSDEVILLHKGKLIAKGSIKELLAKFDNKVRVEGIGEYKIGRLRISYVDRNEASDYVGKYVIKPITLEDLFIIYSGESLED is encoded by the coding sequence GTGCTTGAAACTATTAATCTTACTAAGATTTATAAAGATGGAACTATAGCCTTAGACAATTTAACGTTCATGGCGAATAGTAGAGTCGTCACGCTTTTAGGTAGGAACGGAGCTGGTAAGACAACACTAACTAGAATTCTTTCTACCCAATTGTTACCCACTAGTGGGATTGCTCGGGTAGAAGGTTATGATGTAGTGAAGGATGCCAAGAAAGTTAGAAAAATAATAGCGTCAATACCTCAAGAGGCTAAGCCAATAGGCATAGCAAGTCCCATGGAACATTTGGTTATGTATTTAACATCTAGAGGATTATCGTTTAAAGAGGCTACTGAAATTTCTAGGAATGCTCTCAAAGAAGTCGGACTATGGGAGGCTAGAGATAAACCAAGTGACGAGCTTTCAGGAGGAATGAAAAGGAAGATTTTTGTCGCTATGGCTTTAGCGTCAAATGCTGAGTTAGTGCTATTGGACGAGCCTACTACAGGGTTAGACCCATATTCTAGGTTAGAAGTCTGGTCTATACTAAAGAGCATAAAGAGTAAAATTTTATTAACTACACATTATATGGAAGAGGCTGAAGAGCTTTCAGATGAGGTAATCCTTCTGCATAAGGGCAAACTAATAGCTAAGGGAAGCATAAAGGAACTTTTGGCTAAATTTGATAATAAGGTTAGGGTAGAGGGAATTGGAGAGTATAAGATAGGAAGATTAAGAATTAGTTATGTGGATAGGAATGAGGCATCTGATTACGTAGGGAAATACGTTATTAAGCCAATTACGTTGGAGGATCTGTTCATAATTTATAGTGGTGAGAGTCTTGAGGACTAG
- a CDS encoding (Fe-S)-binding protein — MISSLKLTEMCTHCGFCLETCPTYVVTRNEVHSPRGRIEAVRVGINSIGFETCMYCRLCETACPAGVRYAQIITPVRKSSTKKTLMEKMLENPKLLSKSLKLLGKVNSYPDVERVMKFVKPNEISEPLENNEEGDIILFPGCIESVIFRKTVEKAYKFLSRNYKVKIINGCCGLAHISNGNYEGARKLAIKLAEKAKGKKVITLQSNCAAFMKEYKEWFGIEINSYDFAEFLIKEGIELPKVNDTFTIHYPCHAYRQKLVTHIRNAAEKMGIKISEMEDPHFECGAGGDYWIFHPKLSDMVMNIKRDKIAKSGVRKVIVTNSVCALAIRSMGYNVYHIADLLDT; from the coding sequence ATGATCTCATCTTTGAAATTAACTGAAATGTGTACCCACTGTGGATTTTGTCTAGAAACTTGTCCAACTTACGTTGTAACTAGAAACGAGGTTCACTCACCTAGGGGTAGAATAGAAGCAGTGAGAGTTGGAATAAACAGTATTGGATTTGAGACATGTATGTATTGTAGGTTGTGTGAAACTGCTTGTCCAGCAGGTGTTAGATACGCTCAAATTATCACGCCAGTTAGGAAAAGCTCCACAAAGAAAACTTTAATGGAAAAGATGTTAGAGAATCCGAAATTACTAAGTAAGTCATTAAAACTATTAGGTAAGGTAAATAGCTATCCAGATGTAGAAAGGGTTATGAAATTCGTTAAACCTAATGAGATCTCAGAACCACTAGAAAATAATGAAGAAGGGGATATAATATTATTTCCTGGTTGTATAGAATCCGTTATATTTAGGAAAACTGTTGAAAAAGCTTACAAATTCTTAAGTAGAAATTATAAGGTAAAAATTATTAATGGATGTTGTGGGTTAGCTCACATAAGTAATGGAAATTATGAAGGGGCTAGAAAATTAGCAATAAAACTTGCTGAAAAGGCTAAGGGTAAAAAGGTCATTACATTACAGTCTAATTGTGCTGCCTTTATGAAGGAATACAAGGAATGGTTTGGTATAGAAATCAATTCATACGATTTTGCTGAATTTTTGATAAAAGAAGGGATAGAGTTACCTAAGGTTAACGATACATTTACTATTCACTATCCTTGTCACGCATATAGACAAAAGCTAGTTACACATATCCGTAATGCAGCTGAGAAAATGGGAATTAAAATAAGTGAAATGGAGGATCCACATTTTGAATGTGGAGCTGGTGGTGATTATTGGATCTTTCATCCTAAGTTATCTGATATGGTCATGAACATTAAGAGGGATAAGATAGCGAAAAGTGGGGTTAGAAAGGTTATTGTAACTAACAGCGTTTGTGCATTAGCTATAAGGTCAATGGGTTATAATGTGTATCATATTGCTGACTTATTGGATACCTAA
- a CDS encoding ISNCY family transposase: protein MKITSLFNRGFAKVRKYLEKVKKTLGSKSLVKLLGASLIEDGSMRAKCTTAGIDYEYALRKLEEVAKVDLIEVVKELVGEHKVQLSIDDTLNEKYYAEAAWVSAHMTQFFYSRKDKTYIPAHQILVATIRDLETNEVYLIHLEIYLPQKVVNILKQEGKPVQFRTKIEIAIELIEKVRRRLNVSSIAFDSWYVNRRTLLPGVVSELKASARVTEGGRSVPVAEFPEGEFSVTYLGVPIKLIVVNNYKGCGRRYFFTTDLTMTSEEVITTWENRWDVETVIRDLKVLGLRSSSFKSVVKILGYMKLVGLVVNFLHILKYELGSHLGVKALSRYLKNVYGYFFDYKKLFRLR from the coding sequence ATGAAAATAACGAGTCTCTTCAACAGGGGATTTGCAAAGGTAAGGAAGTACCTAGAGAAAGTGAAGAAGACGCTAGGCAGTAAATCCCTAGTGAAGTTACTGGGTGCATCTCTGATCGAGGATGGATCAATGAGGGCCAAGTGCACCACGGCTGGAATTGACTACGAATACGCCTTGAGGAAGTTAGAGGAGGTCGCTAAGGTCGATCTAATCGAAGTAGTGAAGGAATTAGTAGGGGAACACAAGGTCCAGCTCTCAATAGACGACACACTAAACGAGAAATACTACGCTGAAGCCGCGTGGGTCTCAGCTCACATGACCCAATTCTTCTACTCCAGGAAGGATAAAACCTACATCCCAGCACACCAAATCCTTGTAGCCACAATAAGGGACTTGGAAACCAACGAGGTCTACTTGATCCACCTCGAGATCTACCTACCACAAAAAGTCGTGAATATCTTGAAACAAGAAGGGAAGCCAGTCCAGTTCAGAACGAAGATCGAAATCGCAATTGAGCTGATAGAGAAAGTGAGGAGGAGGCTTAACGTTAGTTCAATAGCGTTCGATTCGTGGTACGTGAACAGGAGAACTCTTCTGCCCGGTGTTGTTTCGGAACTTAAGGCGAGCGCGCGGGTTACCGAGGGAGGTAGATCCGTGCCGGTCGCCGAGTTCCCCGAGGGAGAGTTCTCCGTCACGTACCTCGGCGTTCCTATTAAATTAATTGTAGTTAATAATTATAAAGGTTGCGGGAGGAGGTACTTCTTCACGACCGACCTAACCATGACCTCTGAGGAGGTAATAACGACTTGGGAGAATAGGTGGGATGTTGAAACTGTGATAAGGGATTTGAAGGTCCTAGGCCTTAGGAGCAGTTCGTTCAAGAGCGTAGTCAAGATCCTCGGATACATGAAGCTTGTTGGCCTAGTTGTGAACTTCCTCCACATCTTGAAGTATGAGCTCGGTTCCCACCTTGGTGTAAAGGCTCTCTCAAGGTACTTGAAAAACGTTTATGGATACTTCTTTGACTATAAGAAACTATTCAGACTACGATAA
- a CDS encoding FAD-binding oxidoreductase — protein sequence MINKLAEIVGEEWVIANDEAKLYSYPAFIPLKIEPPVVVLPGSEEEVVSLVNFLNENNIKYLVRGSGTSLSGATTPTQGEVIISLTRLNRIYSIDNFEISVGPGLANFLINKTLGNTNLFYAPDPSSYVVSSIGGNISHDSGGMHTPKYGTTFDSVIKLRVLLSNGKVEEIGGNNFFDATSIFVGAEGTLGVILRATLRLFPKPEVSRTLLASFSSIDDAGKAVVSVYKSGVTPAAMEFLDRNSIIAIENTQYKANYPMAEAILLIELDGYGANVEEEEARVVKAIRENNGEVFIPKDDEEKNRWWWGRKGAFPSFAYYSPAYLTLDANVPRSTLPTMLRFTYEISKKYGLPVANSFHAGDGTLHPLIGFDPKNVDETIKAIKAAEEITKLAIKLGGVPSGEHGIGIEKIKFMKLYYSEDDLTLMRRLKTVFDPKRLLNPCKLVPPAKNEICNTVNRVHTYLLEGDI from the coding sequence GTGATTAACAAACTAGCTGAGATAGTAGGCGAGGAGTGGGTAATAGCAAATGATGAAGCTAAGCTGTATTCATATCCTGCATTCATACCCTTAAAAATAGAACCACCAGTAGTCGTTTTACCTGGAAGTGAGGAAGAAGTAGTTTCTCTAGTGAATTTTCTTAACGAGAATAATATAAAGTATCTAGTAAGGGGTTCTGGGACAAGTTTAAGCGGTGCGACTACTCCGACACAAGGAGAGGTTATAATTTCGTTGACAAGACTAAACAGAATTTACTCAATAGATAATTTTGAAATCAGTGTAGGACCAGGATTAGCAAACTTTCTAATTAATAAAACCCTAGGCAATACTAACCTTTTCTACGCACCAGATCCTTCAAGTTATGTAGTATCATCAATAGGTGGTAATATAAGTCACGACTCTGGTGGGATGCACACTCCAAAATACGGTACTACTTTCGACAGTGTAATAAAATTAAGGGTTCTTCTGAGTAATGGAAAAGTTGAGGAAATCGGTGGTAATAATTTCTTTGATGCTACATCAATATTTGTAGGAGCAGAGGGTACTTTAGGGGTTATTTTAAGAGCAACGTTAAGGTTATTTCCAAAGCCTGAGGTCAGTAGAACTCTTCTAGCCTCGTTCAGTTCAATTGACGATGCAGGAAAGGCCGTTGTAAGTGTGTATAAGTCTGGTGTAACACCAGCAGCAATGGAGTTTCTGGATAGAAATTCGATTATTGCCATAGAGAATACTCAATATAAGGCAAATTACCCTATGGCCGAAGCTATCCTTTTAATAGAACTTGATGGATACGGTGCCAATGTAGAAGAGGAAGAGGCTAGAGTAGTGAAGGCAATAAGAGAGAATAACGGAGAAGTTTTCATTCCTAAAGATGATGAAGAGAAAAATAGATGGTGGTGGGGCAGAAAGGGGGCTTTTCCGTCATTTGCCTACTATTCTCCAGCTTATTTAACACTAGACGCTAATGTTCCTAGATCAACCTTGCCTACAATGTTAAGATTCACATATGAGATCAGTAAGAAATATGGATTGCCCGTTGCGAATAGTTTTCATGCGGGAGATGGCACTTTACATCCACTGATAGGGTTCGATCCCAAAAACGTTGATGAAACGATTAAGGCAATTAAAGCGGCTGAGGAGATAACGAAATTAGCTATAAAATTAGGTGGGGTGCCTAGTGGGGAACACGGTATTGGAATAGAGAAGATAAAGTTTATGAAGCTTTATTACTCAGAAGATGATTTGACCTTAATGCGAAGATTGAAGACAGTATTTGATCCCAAGAGACTTCTGAATCCGTGTAAATTAGTACCCCCGGCTAAGAATGAAATATGTAATACCGTTAATAGGGTGCATACTTACTTATTGGAGGGAGATATATGA
- a CDS encoding NUDIX hydrolase, whose amino-acid sequence MNISKLLQLPLIDDNESDAAVVVLIAKGQYIMLIKRITNPKDPWSGQMALPGGHRENNESTLKAAIRECEEEVGIRPNIRASLGVFSPNNAKIKVRAYIAFLDELIEPRPNPVEIDKAFWVHESEFVRGDNAFYYKQYRIWGMTYRILSKLFEIVELKI is encoded by the coding sequence ATGAACATTAGCAAACTTCTTCAACTGCCGCTAATTGATGATAATGAGAGTGATGCGGCGGTTGTAGTATTAATAGCTAAAGGCCAGTATATCATGTTGATAAAGAGGATTACTAATCCAAAAGATCCATGGTCGGGTCAAATGGCTTTGCCAGGAGGTCATAGAGAAAATAATGAGAGTACTCTTAAAGCAGCTATTAGAGAATGTGAGGAGGAGGTTGGAATCAGACCAAATATAAGGGCCAGTTTAGGAGTATTTTCACCCAATAACGCTAAAATAAAAGTTAGGGCGTATATTGCATTCCTTGATGAGCTAATAGAACCGAGGCCGAATCCAGTGGAGATAGATAAGGCATTTTGGGTTCACGAGAGTGAATTTGTAAGAGGAGATAACGCATTTTACTATAAGCAATATAGGATTTGGGGAATGACATATAGAATACTTTCTAAATTGTTTGAAATAGTCGAACTTAAAATTTAA
- a CDS encoding lipoate--protein ligase family protein, with protein MLRIIVDGPRDPYYNMAIDEAIMLIRNSVNYDTLRLYMWSPSGVSLGRGQNANAAYLDNIRELGFKLVRRPTGGGALLHPEDNEITYSVVLSTNNTIAKLSVDESAIEIAKGILYTLQILGENVDIRGLGDMKKHDLCYLRSGSSDVVVAGRKISGSAQVRDDKALLQHGTLLLRFEPKIWLKVIRAPGVTEDFLKSRIVGLFEFIDVEMDQIFDAMIKGFVKALNERDVFMGSLTSSEIKLANRLYKEKYSNERWNLLGIQ; from the coding sequence ATGCTAAGAATAATAGTTGATGGTCCTAGAGATCCATACTATAATATGGCAATTGATGAAGCAATAATGCTGATTAGAAATAGCGTTAATTATGATACATTAAGACTATACATGTGGTCTCCGTCTGGTGTAAGTCTTGGGAGGGGACAAAACGCTAACGCTGCTTACTTAGATAATATTAGAGAGTTAGGCTTTAAATTGGTTAGAAGACCAACTGGCGGAGGTGCATTATTACATCCAGAAGACAACGAAATTACATACAGTGTAGTATTATCAACTAACAATACAATAGCTAAGTTAAGTGTTGATGAGTCTGCTATAGAGATCGCTAAGGGCATATTATACACTCTTCAAATCTTGGGGGAGAACGTTGACATTAGAGGTCTGGGGGATATGAAAAAACATGACTTATGTTATTTGAGAAGTGGATCAAGCGATGTGGTAGTTGCCGGGAGAAAAATATCTGGATCAGCGCAAGTAAGGGATGATAAAGCGTTATTACAACACGGTACCTTGCTACTTAGATTTGAACCTAAGATCTGGTTAAAGGTGATTAGAGCACCCGGTGTTACTGAGGATTTCTTAAAGAGTAGAATAGTGGGTTTATTCGAATTTATTGATGTGGAAATGGATCAAATTTTTGACGCTATGATAAAAGGTTTCGTTAAGGCATTGAATGAAAGAGATGTATTTATGGGAAGTCTAACCTCAAGTGAGATAAAATTAGCTAATAGACTTTACAAGGAAAAATATTCTAACGAGAGATGGAATTTATTAGGTATCCAATAA